In Pseudomonadales bacterium, a single window of DNA contains:
- a CDS encoding class GN sortase, producing the protein MLFNTRNFILGLLLLLGCAQLAAGSWIHIKAVLAQQLLQRAWEGSLATGLSSKPWPWADTVPIARLQLPRLGVDSIVLSGDHGQSLAFGPGHTSASALPGEPGAMLISGHRDTHFRFMRDIKVGDSLILIAATGKSQRYQIIKTQVVDAEKTQIQAVAADQLLLATCWPFDSVVPGGPLRFVVIAEPVSEVQLAQIDIH; encoded by the coding sequence ATGCTTTTTAATACGCGCAATTTCATCCTCGGATTATTGCTCCTGCTCGGTTGCGCCCAGTTAGCTGCGGGAAGTTGGATACATATTAAAGCCGTGTTAGCGCAACAATTATTGCAGCGCGCTTGGGAAGGCAGTCTGGCCACCGGGCTGTCATCCAAGCCTTGGCCCTGGGCAGACACCGTCCCCATCGCCCGCTTGCAATTGCCACGCTTGGGCGTTGATAGCATTGTGCTCAGCGGGGATCACGGCCAGTCCCTCGCCTTCGGCCCCGGTCATACCAGCGCCAGCGCGCTTCCCGGAGAGCCGGGGGCGATGTTGATCAGTGGCCACCGCGATACTCACTTTCGATTTATGCGGGATATCAAGGTAGGGGACTCGCTAATACTGATTGCAGCAACCGGAAAATCCCAGCGTTACCAAATCATCAAAACCCAGGTGGTAGACGCTGAGAAAACACAGATTCAAGCGGTCGCTGCGGATCAATTATTACTCGCCACCTGCTGGCCGTTTGATTCGGTAGTTCCGGGCGGGCCGCTGCGGTTTGTGGTGATTGCTGAGCCTGTTAGCGAGGTTCAGCTGGCGCAGATTGATATCCATTGA
- the hemL gene encoding glutamate-1-semialdehyde 2,1-aminomutase: MTQSETLFQQAQRFIPGGVNSPVRAFKAVGGTPVFIDHADGAYCYDADGKRYIDYVLSWGPMILGHNHPAIRQAVIERVNQGLSFGAPTQIETQLAEKICNIMPNMDLVRFVNSGTEATMSAIRLARGFTGRDKIVKFEGCYHGHSDSLLVKAGSGALTFGVPTSPGVPAALAEHTITLTYNDIANVEQAFKEVGEQIACIIVEPVAGNMNCVPPVPGFLEGLRAVCDQYGAVLILDEVMTGFRLGLQGAQGYYGIDADLTTLGKVIGGGMPVGAFGGKREIMEKISPLGPIYQAGTLSGNPVAMAAGLAAMEEISKPGFYEPLFAQTTQLVEGLKAAAQEANIPFTTNHVGSMFGGFFTEAEHITNFRQVMACDIERFNRFFHGMLNAGVYLAPASYEAGFMSAAHTEEDIQATIDAARAVMASLA; encoded by the coding sequence ATGACTCAATCCGAAACACTTTTTCAGCAAGCGCAACGATTCATTCCCGGCGGCGTTAACTCCCCGGTTCGCGCATTCAAAGCAGTCGGCGGTACTCCCGTCTTCATCGACCACGCGGACGGCGCTTATTGTTACGATGCCGACGGCAAACGCTACATTGACTACGTGCTGTCCTGGGGGCCGATGATTCTCGGCCACAACCACCCGGCGATTCGTCAGGCAGTGATCGAGCGCGTCAATCAGGGATTAAGCTTTGGCGCGCCGACGCAGATCGAAACCCAGCTCGCCGAGAAAATTTGTAACATTATGCCCAACATGGATCTGGTGCGTTTCGTTAACTCAGGTACAGAAGCCACCATGAGTGCGATTCGCCTGGCGCGAGGTTTTACCGGGCGCGATAAAATCGTCAAATTTGAAGGCTGTTATCACGGCCATTCCGATTCGTTACTGGTCAAAGCAGGCTCCGGCGCACTGACCTTCGGCGTCCCCACATCACCGGGCGTGCCAGCGGCATTAGCTGAGCACACCATTACTCTTACCTACAACGATATTGCCAACGTCGAACAGGCCTTTAAAGAAGTGGGCGAACAGATCGCCTGCATAATCGTCGAACCCGTCGCTGGCAATATGAACTGCGTACCACCCGTTCCCGGCTTTCTCGAAGGCTTGCGCGCCGTTTGCGACCAATACGGTGCCGTGCTGATTCTGGACGAAGTCATGACCGGCTTCCGTCTCGGTTTGCAGGGCGCGCAAGGTTACTATGGCATCGACGCCGACCTAACCACTCTCGGCAAAGTCATCGGTGGCGGCATGCCGGTTGGGGCCTTTGGCGGCAAGCGCGAAATCATGGAAAAAATTTCACCCCTCGGCCCGATTTACCAAGCAGGCACTCTTTCTGGCAACCCAGTCGCCATGGCCGCAGGCCTCGCTGCGATGGAGGAAATCAGCAAGCCGGGCTTTTACGAGCCGCTCTTTGCACAAACCACCCAACTGGTTGAGGGATTAAAAGCCGCCGCACAGGAAGCCAATATTCCCTTTACCACTAACCATGTCGGCAGCATGTTCGGCGGTTTCTTTACCGAAGCCGAGCATATCACCAATTTCCGGCAAGTCATGGCCTGTGATATTGAACGCTTCAATCGCTTCTTTCACGGCATGTTGAATGCGGGAGTTTATCTCGCACCGGCTTCTTACGAAGCGGGCTTTATGTCCGCGGCGCATACGGAAGAGGATATCCAAGCGACGATTGATGCAGCTAGGGCTGTGATGGCTAGTTTGGCCTGA
- a CDS encoding CopD family protein yields the protein MLWVKAFHIIFVVCWFAGLFYLPRLFVNHAMTDNQDTKKQLALMEYKLYRFISPLAWLALGFGIWLSYLNWDFYKTEAWFHIKALLVLLLVAYHMACGYFVRAFQNDLNTKSHIFFRWFNEFPVLILFAVIILVVVRPI from the coding sequence ATGCTCTGGGTTAAAGCCTTTCATATAATCTTTGTCGTTTGCTGGTTTGCAGGCCTCTTTTACCTGCCGCGACTGTTCGTCAATCACGCCATGACGGACAACCAGGACACCAAAAAACAACTGGCGCTGATGGAATATAAACTCTATCGCTTTATTAGCCCCTTAGCCTGGTTGGCGCTTGGCTTTGGCATCTGGCTGAGCTATTTGAATTGGGATTTTTACAAAACCGAAGCCTGGTTTCACATTAAAGCCTTGCTGGTACTGCTGCTGGTCGCCTACCACATGGCTTGCGGCTACTTCGTACGCGCTTTTCAAAATGACCTAAACACGAAAAGCCATATTTTCTTTCGCTGGTTTAATGAATTCCCCGTGTTAATATTGTTCGCCGTGATTATCCTGGTGGTGGTGCGTCCGATATAG
- a CDS encoding chloride channel protein, with the protein MNTKIFTLEYFRERLAHLDALPQYALLGVLSGIVAGVVILIFRLTIEIPLQLWLPENNPENFEALEPYLRFIAPLTGSIVVGLILSYLSKDARKLGVTLVLERLNFHEGHLRLRNTATQFLMGVISLVSGQSAGREGPAIHLGAACNSYLGRRFHLPNNSIRVLVGCGTAAAISASFNTPIAGVIFAMEVVMMEYTITGFTPVILASVSAAVISRMVYGADTAFDVPAMSIQSLWDIPFTILMGIILGALATIFIQITQFCTRFQHYPILPRALLAGIFTGSIAFFIPSIMGIGYDSVNQALLGNLGLGMLCILTLGKLLATAVPVGLGMPYSLIGPVIVLGASAGGALGLIGSTLLPDYSSDVGMYSMLGMGAMMGAVLNAPLAALMALLELTGNPNIILPGMLIIVIANLTTRGIFKQKSIFNTLLAAQDIHLRDAPVLQALSRTGVASLMNKNIISHHRKIPIQAAAELLINKPEWIILLEDRKPISLLPAVDLARFLAEENNSETNQEDKEIDLLTIPARRRDIKRIHRQATLQEALDTLHQYHIEALYVERVHAPMITSVMGIVTRQDIENFYLHK; encoded by the coding sequence ATGAACACTAAAATTTTTACTCTGGAATATTTCCGCGAACGCTTGGCTCATCTAGACGCGTTACCCCAGTATGCCTTACTCGGCGTACTGTCTGGGATTGTCGCTGGGGTGGTTATACTCATCTTTCGGCTAACTATCGAAATTCCTTTGCAGTTATGGCTGCCTGAAAATAATCCAGAAAATTTTGAAGCATTAGAACCCTACTTACGTTTTATTGCGCCACTAACCGGCAGCATCGTGGTGGGCTTAATCCTTAGCTATCTGAGCAAGGACGCTCGCAAACTTGGCGTCACCCTCGTATTAGAGCGACTGAATTTCCACGAAGGACACTTACGGCTTAGAAACACCGCCACACAGTTTTTAATGGGCGTGATCAGTTTAGTCAGTGGCCAGTCCGCAGGCCGGGAAGGCCCCGCTATTCATTTGGGCGCGGCCTGCAACAGCTATCTGGGGCGGCGTTTTCATCTACCTAATAACAGCATCCGCGTGCTGGTCGGATGCGGCACTGCAGCGGCAATTTCCGCCTCCTTTAATACCCCGATTGCGGGCGTCATCTTCGCGATGGAAGTGGTCATGATGGAGTACACGATCACTGGTTTTACGCCAGTAATTCTCGCTTCGGTAAGTGCTGCCGTCATTAGTCGCATGGTGTATGGCGCGGACACCGCCTTTGATGTACCCGCCATGAGTATTCAGTCACTCTGGGATATCCCCTTTACTATTTTGATGGGGATCATCCTCGGTGCTCTCGCCACGATCTTCATCCAGATCACTCAGTTCTGCACTCGTTTTCAGCATTACCCTATCTTGCCACGAGCCCTGCTTGCCGGAATCTTCACTGGCTCAATTGCCTTCTTTATTCCGTCCATTATGGGCATCGGCTATGACTCTGTGAACCAAGCGCTGCTAGGTAATCTTGGCCTAGGCATGCTCTGTATTCTGACGCTGGGCAAATTACTGGCAACCGCCGTGCCTGTTGGTCTCGGCATGCCCTACAGCCTGATCGGACCGGTTATCGTATTAGGAGCCAGCGCTGGGGGGGCCTTAGGGCTTATCGGATCAACGCTGTTACCGGACTACAGCTCTGACGTTGGGATGTACAGTATGCTCGGCATGGGTGCGATGATGGGGGCGGTGTTAAACGCGCCGCTGGCCGCTCTGATGGCACTGCTAGAGCTTACCGGCAACCCCAACATTATTTTGCCCGGCATGCTGATTATAGTAATCGCGAATCTCACCACCCGCGGGATATTCAAGCAAAAATCCATCTTTAACACTCTGCTTGCCGCACAGGACATTCATTTACGTGACGCACCAGTTTTACAAGCATTGAGTCGCACCGGTGTTGCCAGCCTAATGAATAAAAACATCATCAGCCACCATCGTAAAATTCCTATTCAAGCGGCCGCTGAATTGCTTATTAACAAACCGGAATGGATCATTCTGTTAGAGGATCGAAAACCGATATCCTTGCTACCAGCGGTCGACTTGGCACGCTTTTTAGCTGAGGAAAACAATTCGGAAACCAACCAGGAAGATAAAGAAATAGACCTCCTTACAATCCCGGCCCGCCGTCGTGACATCAAACGAATACATCGCCAAGCCACCTTACAGGAAGCGCTCGATACTTTACATCAGTACCACATCGAGGCACTCTACGTAGAGCGCGTACACGCACCCATGATCACTTCTGTCATGGGCATTGTAACCCGCCAGGATATTGAGAATTTTTACTTACACAAATAG
- a CDS encoding N-acetyl-gamma-glutamyl-phosphate reductase gives MIKVGVVGGTGYTGVELLRLIARHPQAKLVLITSRSEEGKAVADMYPNLRGAVDIRFSLPDNDSLADCDLVFFATPNTVAMQQVPELLKQGVRIIDLSADFRLRDAEEWSRWYGATHACPDLLEQAVYGLPEVNRAAIKEAKMVANPGCYPTAVQLGFLPLLQQKLVNRSSLIADVKSGVSGAGRGASVGSLLCEASESFKAYAVSGHRHLPEIKQGLKQAASSDVALTFVPHLTPMIRGIHATLYADLSVDQVDLQALYEDCYASEPFVDVLPQGSHPETRSVKGSNYCRIAVHRPQQGNRVVVLSVIDNLVKGAAGQAVQNMNIMFGLPENLGLEAIALMP, from the coding sequence GTGATTAAGGTTGGAGTTGTTGGAGGAACCGGGTATACCGGGGTGGAACTGTTACGATTGATTGCAAGGCATCCGCAGGCAAAGTTGGTGCTGATCACTTCTCGCTCGGAAGAGGGGAAGGCGGTAGCAGATATGTACCCCAACTTACGCGGAGCAGTGGATATTCGGTTTTCATTGCCGGATAACGATAGTTTGGCTGATTGCGACCTAGTATTTTTCGCTACACCGAATACGGTGGCGATGCAGCAAGTGCCTGAGTTACTAAAGCAGGGTGTCCGAATTATTGATCTGTCGGCGGACTTTCGCTTACGCGATGCTGAGGAGTGGTCGCGTTGGTACGGTGCGACGCATGCCTGCCCTGACCTGTTGGAACAGGCGGTTTATGGTCTGCCGGAAGTGAATCGCGCCGCGATAAAAGAGGCAAAGATGGTGGCAAATCCGGGCTGTTATCCAACCGCTGTTCAATTAGGTTTTTTACCTTTGCTGCAACAAAAGCTGGTGAACAGATCTTCTCTGATTGCTGATGTAAAGTCTGGAGTGAGTGGGGCGGGACGTGGGGCAAGCGTTGGCTCCCTGCTCTGTGAAGCAAGCGAAAGCTTTAAGGCCTATGCCGTGTCAGGTCATAGGCATCTTCCCGAAATTAAGCAAGGCTTAAAGCAGGCCGCTTCAAGTGATGTCGCGTTAACCTTCGTGCCGCATTTGACGCCAATGATTCGTGGTATTCACGCCACGCTTTATGCAGACTTAAGTGTGGATCAGGTTGACCTGCAAGCGCTATATGAAGATTGCTATGCCAGCGAGCCATTTGTTGACGTCCTCCCCCAAGGCTCGCATCCAGAAACGCGAAGCGTGAAAGGTAGCAATTATTGTCGAATCGCAGTGCATCGACCGCAACAGGGAAATAGAGTTGTGGTGTTGTCAGTGATTGATAATCTGGTCAAGGGCGCGGCAGGTCAAGCGGTACAGAATATGAATATTATGTTTGGTTTGCCAGAAAACCTGGGGTTAGAAGCGATTGCGCTGATGCCATGA
- a CDS encoding polymer-forming cytoskeletal protein produces MWGSDKKSARHNYDTLISSKTEIVGDFKFTGGLHIDGCIKGSVEALENDNAVVRISDHGVVEGEVKAPHVIINGQVIGNVYSSKHVELAANASVTGTVHYHLLEMVMGAQVNGNLVHQVESQVSGKTNTVQLGIAPQNPSVEPPGQAKSKPLANS; encoded by the coding sequence ATGTGGGGGAGTGATAAAAAAAGTGCCCGGCATAATTACGATACTTTAATTTCCAGTAAAACTGAGATTGTAGGCGATTTCAAATTTACTGGGGGGTTGCATATAGATGGTTGTATCAAGGGCAGTGTAGAGGCGCTGGAAAATGACAATGCGGTGGTACGAATCAGCGATCATGGTGTTGTCGAAGGAGAGGTTAAAGCGCCGCATGTGATTATTAATGGTCAGGTCATAGGTAATGTTTATTCTTCGAAACATGTGGAGTTAGCAGCCAATGCTTCGGTTACTGGTACTGTGCATTACCATTTATTGGAAATGGTGATGGGCGCGCAGGTGAATGGGAATTTGGTTCATCAGGTTGAGTCTCAGGTCTCGGGAAAAACCAATACCGTTCAGTTAGGTATTGCCCCACAAAATCCATCCGTCGAGCCTCCAGGCCAAGCGAAATCGAAGCCACTGGCAAATAGTTGA
- the erpA gene encoding iron-sulfur cluster insertion protein ErpA produces the protein MSEAVVQASLAFCDAAASKVKTLIEQEGNEQLKLRVFVTGGGCSGFQYGFTFDDEIAEDDTMVDNQGVTMVVDPMSFQYLAGSEIDYEEGLEGSRFVVRNPSAKTTCGCGSSFSI, from the coding sequence ATGTCTGAAGCGGTTGTTCAGGCGTCACTGGCCTTTTGCGATGCCGCTGCATCCAAGGTGAAGACTCTTATTGAGCAAGAAGGTAACGAGCAGTTGAAACTGCGCGTATTTGTTACGGGCGGCGGCTGTTCTGGGTTCCAATACGGCTTCACCTTTGATGATGAAATTGCTGAGGACGATACGATGGTGGATAACCAGGGCGTTACAATGGTGGTTGATCCGATGAGTTTTCAGTATTTAGCCGGTTCCGAGATTGACTACGAAGAGGGGCTGGAAGGGTCACGTTTTGTTGTGCGCAATCCCTCAGCGAAAACCACCTGTGGTTGCGGGTCTTCCTTCTCCATATAA
- a CDS encoding anhydro-N-acetylmuramic acid kinase yields MTKPYYFLGLMSGTSLDAVDAAIVDFSASTPKLHSHYQHPLPADLRSNILMLCTPGENEIERLGKCDVELGQIFASAALQLLQNAEISADQIQAIGCHGQTIRHSPKSPLAFTLQIGDPNVIAHITGITTIADFRRRDIAAGGQGAPLAPAFHREVFSTTQDRAILNIGGMANLTLLPADTRLPPIGFDTGPGNVLIDAWYQIHQQGPYDTNGAWAAGGKISSKLLELFLTDAYFQLVPPKSTGRELFNRQWLEQRLTQLNLNLDAQDVCATLVELSAITISNDLDQHFSPCRELFVCGGGAHNGYLLSRLAAHSPQCKVGTTADLGVDPDWVEAIAFAWLAKQRLEEKTGNLTSITGAAKACILGGIYHA; encoded by the coding sequence ATGACAAAGCCGTATTATTTTCTCGGCTTAATGTCTGGCACCAGCCTGGACGCTGTCGATGCGGCAATCGTTGACTTTAGTGCGAGCACCCCCAAGCTACATAGCCATTACCAACACCCCTTACCCGCAGACCTCAGGTCAAACATTCTCATGCTCTGCACGCCGGGAGAAAACGAAATTGAGCGATTGGGTAAATGTGATGTGGAATTGGGCCAGATCTTTGCTTCGGCTGCTCTACAACTTTTACAAAACGCAGAAATAAGTGCAGACCAGATTCAGGCTATCGGTTGTCATGGTCAAACAATTCGCCACAGCCCTAAATCGCCTCTGGCTTTTACTCTACAGATAGGAGATCCCAATGTTATTGCTCATATCACTGGGATTACTACAATCGCCGATTTTCGCCGTCGTGATATCGCCGCTGGCGGCCAAGGTGCTCCGCTCGCACCAGCTTTCCATCGGGAGGTTTTCAGCACTACGCAGGACCGCGCGATATTAAATATCGGCGGCATGGCAAATCTCACCCTATTACCCGCTGACACAAGGCTTCCACCTATCGGATTCGATACCGGCCCAGGTAACGTTTTAATAGATGCCTGGTACCAGATTCATCAACAGGGGCCGTACGATACTAATGGGGCTTGGGCCGCAGGCGGCAAGATCTCTAGCAAGTTACTAGAACTATTTCTAACAGACGCTTACTTCCAATTGGTACCGCCCAAAAGCACAGGCAGAGAATTATTTAATCGCCAGTGGCTAGAACAACGACTAACACAGTTAAACCTTAATCTAGACGCTCAAGATGTTTGCGCCACGCTGGTGGAACTTAGCGCGATCACAATAAGCAACGATTTGGACCAGCACTTCTCACCATGTCGCGAGCTATTCGTTTGCGGTGGCGGCGCTCACAACGGTTATCTGCTGAGCCGATTAGCCGCACATTCGCCGCAATGCAAAGTTGGCACAACGGCTGATTTGGGTGTTGATCCTGACTGGGTAGAGGCCATCGCTTTTGCCTGGCTGGCAAAACAACGGCTGGAAGAAAAAACGGGGAATCTAACTTCTATTACCGGTGCCGCTAAAGCTTGCATACTAGGCGGCATTTACCATGCGTGA
- a CDS encoding peptidoglycan DD-metalloendopeptidase family protein, which translates to MIKQYPKKHVLVASLVTIIIGLVLVITPSKEVSAKRNSVTLTLNLPEQSKLPSEDLTLTTSESSAKTEPETNLTVTTKNVTTDLVETQKESPAKHQAPPSLFNLEHWEKVTVKSGDNLSTLFSRVGLTAKDVLEVSQAAKKFANEDSLKRLFPGEQLAFIINDGQLEKMRRVKSPLESIQFSRTESGYAIDKLTRAPEVHNRFVSATLENSLFLAGQRQGLPQNLIMELANVFSGVIDFVYDPRKGDSFNLLFEEKFLDGKKIGTGEILAAQFTNRGKVHTALRYKDMHGDVGHYSADGVSMRKAFLRAPLDFTRISSGFNPNRKHPIHKKIRAHRGIDYAAPRGTPVFAAGEGRIIASGYSKANGNYVFIKHGEQYTTKYLHLNKRFVKNGARVKQGQTIGQVGSTGYATGPHLHYEFLVNGVHRNPRTILDKLPKAKSIPKSELARFQQQTGIVLAQLEAYQHMLAYND; encoded by the coding sequence ATGATAAAACAATACCCTAAAAAACATGTACTCGTTGCCAGCCTAGTCACCATTATTATTGGGCTTGTTTTAGTAATTACTCCCTCTAAAGAAGTTTCAGCGAAAAGAAACTCTGTTACTCTTACGCTTAACCTACCCGAGCAATCCAAGCTCCCCAGTGAAGACTTGACGCTTACTACTAGCGAAAGCTCCGCTAAAACCGAACCCGAGACTAACCTAACGGTTACGACTAAAAACGTAACCACCGATTTAGTCGAAACTCAAAAAGAGTCTCCCGCTAAACATCAAGCGCCGCCCTCTCTTTTTAATCTTGAGCACTGGGAAAAAGTAACAGTGAAATCGGGCGATAACCTCAGCACACTTTTCTCACGCGTCGGTCTCACCGCAAAAGACGTCTTAGAGGTATCTCAGGCGGCGAAAAAATTTGCCAATGAAGATAGCTTAAAAAGGTTGTTCCCAGGTGAGCAGCTTGCTTTTATTATCAATGACGGCCAATTGGAAAAAATGCGTCGGGTTAAAAGTCCTCTCGAAAGCATCCAGTTTAGTCGCACAGAATCTGGCTACGCTATCGACAAACTGACGCGTGCGCCAGAAGTTCATAATCGCTTTGTTAGCGCGACCCTAGAAAACTCCCTCTTTCTGGCTGGCCAGCGACAAGGGCTCCCGCAGAACCTTATTATGGAGCTGGCCAATGTATTCAGTGGCGTTATCGACTTCGTATATGATCCCAGAAAGGGCGATAGTTTTAATCTCCTGTTCGAAGAAAAATTCTTAGATGGCAAAAAAATCGGGACTGGCGAGATACTCGCAGCGCAGTTTACCAACAGAGGAAAGGTGCATACGGCACTTCGATATAAAGATATGCACGGAGATGTTGGGCACTACTCCGCCGATGGCGTCAGTATGCGCAAAGCCTTTTTAAGGGCGCCGCTGGATTTTACTCGCATCAGTTCCGGCTTTAACCCCAATCGCAAACACCCGATCCATAAAAAAATTAGAGCTCATCGCGGTATTGACTATGCGGCCCCTCGTGGTACTCCCGTATTCGCTGCTGGTGAAGGGCGAATCATCGCCTCTGGCTATTCCAAAGCCAATGGCAACTATGTATTTATCAAGCACGGCGAACAGTACACCACCAAATACTTGCATTTAAACAAACGCTTCGTGAAAAATGGAGCGCGCGTAAAACAGGGGCAAACGATTGGTCAAGTTGGATCCACAGGCTACGCTACCGGGCCACATTTGCACTATGAATTTCTGGTCAATGGCGTACATCGTAATCCTCGCACCATTCTGGACAAACTTCCCAAGGCGAAATCCATTCCGAAATCGGAATTGGCCCGTTTCCAGCAACAGACTGGCATAGTGTTAGCCCAGCTCGAAGCATATCAACACATGCTTGCCTATAACGACTAA
- a CDS encoding tyrosine--tRNA ligase, which translates to MKTSVEDALAIIKRGAEEILLEDELVERLKSGKKMRVKAGFDPTAPDLHLGHTVLINKLKQFQELGHEVIFLIGDFTGMIGDPTGKNVTRKPLTREQVEANAITYKEQVFKILDPELTTVAFNSTWMNKLSSAEMISLAAQQTVARMLERDDFSKRYKAGQPISIHEFLYPLVQGYDSVALKADVELGGTDQKFNLLVGRELQRHYGQPPQIVLTLPLLEGLDGVQKMSKSLGNYVGVDDLPGEMYRKILTMPDDLIWRYFELLSFRELTEVEQFKREVDAGANPQDIKKRLAEEIVGRFHGPEAARDAHKGAGNQLELGEIPEDLPEVEISAEGQTEVPIAAILRMANLVQNSNAARDVLARGVVFVDGEQKDQTFKFAVGDTRIIQAGKKKIARVTLS; encoded by the coding sequence ATGAAGACATCGGTCGAAGACGCATTAGCAATCATTAAACGCGGTGCAGAGGAAATATTGCTTGAAGATGAGTTGGTTGAGCGTCTTAAAAGCGGTAAGAAAATGCGAGTAAAAGCTGGGTTTGACCCGACGGCTCCAGATTTACACCTTGGGCACACAGTGCTGATTAATAAGCTCAAACAATTTCAGGAGTTAGGGCATGAGGTGATTTTTCTGATTGGCGATTTCACCGGTATGATTGGTGATCCAACAGGAAAAAACGTGACACGCAAACCGTTGACGCGTGAACAGGTAGAGGCAAATGCCATTACCTATAAAGAACAGGTGTTCAAAATTTTGGATCCGGAGCTAACGACTGTCGCGTTCAACTCAACTTGGATGAATAAGTTGAGTTCTGCTGAAATGATTAGTCTTGCGGCTCAGCAGACAGTGGCGCGAATGTTAGAGCGGGATGATTTTAGTAAGCGTTATAAAGCCGGGCAGCCCATCAGTATCCACGAATTTTTATACCCCCTGGTGCAGGGTTATGACTCTGTTGCGTTGAAAGCCGATGTAGAGTTGGGAGGGACCGATCAGAAGTTTAATTTGTTAGTGGGCCGGGAATTGCAACGACACTACGGGCAACCGCCTCAGATTGTATTAACGTTGCCCCTTCTTGAAGGCCTGGATGGCGTACAAAAAATGTCCAAGTCCTTAGGTAACTATGTGGGTGTTGATGACCTGCCCGGAGAAATGTACCGTAAAATTCTAACCATGCCGGACGATTTAATTTGGCGCTATTTTGAATTATTGAGCTTTCGGGAGCTGACAGAAGTTGAGCAATTTAAGCGCGAAGTTGATGCAGGAGCAAACCCGCAAGATATTAAAAAGCGTTTGGCGGAAGAAATCGTCGGGCGGTTTCATGGTCCAGAAGCGGCTCGTGATGCGCATAAAGGTGCTGGAAATCAATTGGAGTTGGGAGAAATCCCTGAGGACTTACCTGAGGTAGAGATTAGTGCTGAGGGTCAAACTGAGGTTCCTATCGCTGCAATATTAAGAATGGCAAACCTTGTGCAAAACAGTAATGCGGCAAGAGATGTTCTGGCTCGCGGAGTGGTCTTCGTCGATGGTGAGCAGAAGGATCAAACTTTTAAGTTTGCAGTGGGTGATACACGGATTATTCAGGCGGGCAAGAAAAAGATAGCGCGTGTCACTTTGTCCTAA